From the genome of Sphingobacterium sp. UGAL515B_05:
AAACATCAATTTTGGCGTTGACTTTATACCCCGCATCTATAGGAAAGTAATCCAAAAACGCTACTTGATCTGATTTCAATGGACCATATTGTTCTTTCGCTAATTCAGAGGCTTTTTTTTCACGAAGAGCCGTAATTTGTTGCTCATATTTACTTTGAGCATGCGTATTTAAGCATAAGGCCAAAAGGAAACTGGCAATAAGTGTTTTTTTCATTTGTGTAAATATTTATTCTTCCGATTTCGCACAGCCAAATGCTGCATCGCCTTGGTGTTGCCTTGATCAGTGTGCCTATAGGGCAAGTCTATTGGCCCGCAATAACCGGATTGAATTCGGTGATCTATTGCCTCAAAAAGCAAGTTAGCTTGTTGTCGTTAAATAGTCTATCAAAGTTATAGTTTTTTTGGTTAAAAAATCAAAATTAAAAGATCAAAAACGAGAAGAGGATGTATTAGAAAGCGTAGTCCAGCTGAAATATTAAATCTTCCTGTGTAATACTCAGGACTACTTTGTATTTTTGTGAAAAATATATATCCATGAGATTGATGGCCTTTGATTACGGTACAAAACGAATAGGGGTTGCGGTGACCGATCCAATGCAAATTATCGCTACAGCATTGACGACAGTACATCCGCAAGATATCTGGACATACTTAGCCGATTATTTACAGACAGAACAGGTGGAAACTTTTGTTGTAGGCAAACCACGGCAGCTGGATGGGACTGACTCTGAATCCGCACAACATGTTGTCGGTTTTATTCGGAAGCTGAAGAAGACTTACCCCACGATTGCTGTCGCCGAAATAGATGAGCGTTTTACTTCTAAAATGGCTTCTGCAGCGATTGCACAAAGTGGAAAAAAAAAGAAGGACCGTCAACAAAAAGGACTGATTGATACCGTGTCTGCAACGATCATTTTGCAAAGCTACATGGATAGCCGTAATTTTTAGATACACAACGACTGATAAGTCAAACAAAAATGAATAAAAAGATAGAAGGATGAAGAGCATATTATTTTTTACCGAGGATACGGATTTCAAATTAAAAGAAAAGGGAAAGATTCGTCAATGGATTGCTGATGCTATCAAATCCGAAGGATTTAAACGTGTTGGCGAATTGAGCTTTATCCTTTGCTCGGATGCTTACTTACTAGAAATCAATAAGCAGTATTTAAATCACGATACCTATACTGATATCGTGACCTTTGATTCTTCCGAAGATGACGACACCATCGCTGGTGATATTTTTATCAGCGTGGAACGTATTCAGGAGAATGCTGCGAAATTTAAGGTTGATGTGCGTGACGAGCTTCATCGGGTTATTATTCATGGTGTAATGCACCTGTGTGGCTATCCGGATAAAAAGCCGGCAGATAAAGCCAAGATGACCGCCAAGGAAGATGAGTATCTAGGTAAAAGAAACTTTTAACATACTCCATCGTACGTTTATTAAGGCCAACAGTTCGGTGAACCGGTTGAGGGTTCTATTTTCCTCGAGAGTGAGAAGGCAACAACATAAAAAAAGCGCTTTACAATTTGTAAAGCGCTTTTTTTATGTTGTTTCTAACGACTAGAATCTTTCAAATTGAGAGAAGAAGAAGTTTCCTTCGATAGCAGCATTCTCATCTGAATCCGATCCATGGATAGCGTTTGCGTCAATAGATTTAGCATATTTGTTACGGATTGTACCTTCCGCTGCATCAGCAGGATTAGTCGCGCCGATCAATGTACGGAAATCTTCAACAGCATTATCTTTTTCCAAGATTGCAGCAACGATAGGACCTGAAGTCATAAATTTTACCAACTCACCATAGAAAGGACGCTCTTTGTGTACTGCATAGAATGCACCAGCTGTCTCTTGAGAAAGTTGGATGTATTTCATTGCAATGATTTTAAAACCACCAGCAATGATATCGTTTAAGATTGCACCGATGTGACCATTCGCTACTGCGTCAGGTTTGATCATCGTAAAAGTTCTGTTAGTTGCCATTATTTTAATTTTTTTGCAAAATTAGATAAATTGCTTTTCATATGCAATATCATTAGGCTTCATATAGACACAATTATTGAAAATCCAACCGGCTGATGCAACCCTTGTTGCTAAGTTATTGCCTTCTCGTCCCAAATCTATGCCTATTCTGAAATAGATGTTTCCCTATGTTCCTGGTCCAATGTTTTTTGACGATATGTAACAGGGCATTGTGTCCGACCGTTTATAGAAAAGTAAAAAAACAATTGATCTAAGTTCAATACGAATATGTAACTTTGTGATATTATGGCATTAAATCTAACAGTAGACATCGATAAAGACTCAGGCTTTTGCTTTGGGGTGGTATACGCTATTGATATGGCGGAGGAGATCTTGGAGGAGGATGGATATCTTTATTGTTTGGGGGATATCGTTCATAATGATGAGGAAGTTGCTCGATTGAAAGCAAAAGGCTTACGTATTATCGATCATGCCGCTCTGCCGACCTTGCGTAATGAAAAGGTATTGATCCGTGCTCATGGTGAAGCTCCCGAAACTTATCGTGTTGCTTTGGAAAACAACATTACCCTGATAGATGCCTCTTGTCCAGTGGTGCTCAAGCTGCAGAACCGTATAAAAACATCGTTCGATCAAGAGGAGAAAATTCTAATCTTTGGGAAGCATGGACATGCTGAAGTGATCGGTTTACAGGGGCAGACAAATAATGAAGCCTTAGTTTTTCAGGATATTGCCGAATTGGATCAAGTCGAATTGCCGGCCTCATTTACCCTATACAGCCAAACAACAAAAAGCGTGGATAAATTTTATGCCATCAAAGACGAACTGATTAAGCGCGGGTATGAAGTGAAGGCCAATGATACCATCTGTCGACAAGTTTCCAATCGATACGAGGATCTTGGCGCTTTTGCCAGACAATACGATAAGATAGTCTTTGTATCGGGCAAGAAATCCTCCAATGGAAAGGTGCTGTTTGAAGTTTGTCAAAACGCCAATCCCGCGAGTTATTTTATTTCTGATCCAGCTGAATTAGATGCATCGGTCTTTGCTGAAAACGATCGTATAGGTATCTGTGGCGCTACTTCTACGCCAATGTGGTTGATGAAGGACGTAAAAGCAAGTTTAGAAGCATTATAGGCACAATTACCCGTCACAGATATTTCATAATTCCGCGGTTTAGATCCCGAGTGCATTCTTTTTTGCTTAGCTTTGTAAGCTATGAGCAATAAAGGTAAAAAAGGTATTCTTTTAGTACAATTGGGTACACCTGATAGTCCCACTACTCCAGATGTAAAAAAGTATTTAACGGAGTTTTTAATGGATCCACGTGTCATTGATATTCCCTATTTTCAACGAACCTTATTGGTGAAGGGAATTATTGCACGTACACGTGCTCCCAAATCTGCAAAAGTATATGCAACGATCTGGGATAAAGAAACGGGATCACCTTTGATGCATTACAGTATTTTGCAACGTGATCTGCTTCAAGAAGCATTGGGGGAAGAATACCATGTTGAATTAGCGATGCGTTACCAAAACCCATCGATTGAGGCTGCATTGAAAAATATGGAAGGCTTATTTTTGGAGTCCATTCGCGTAATCCCTTTATTTCCACAGTACGCTTCGGCAACATCGGGCTCGGTCATTGATCGTGTCATGGAACTAATCCGCAAATGGAATTATCTGCCGGAAATCAGTTTCGTAAGCAATTTCTGCACAGACGATTTGATGGCAGAAACTTATGCAGATCATGCCCGCAGGCACGATCTGGAAAGTTTTGACCATTTTGTCTTTAGCTATCATGGCCTTCCTGTGCGACAGCTTGGCAAAGTGGATCCGACAGGTCAGCTCAAATGCCCCGAATCAGGTTGTGATTCCTGTAAAACAACTGCCAATTCATACTGTTATCTCTCGCAATGCTATGCAACAACACGGGCGATAGCTGCCAAGCTTGGGTTAAAAAAAGAACAATATTCGCTTTGCTTTCAATCCAGGTTAGGTAAAGAGCCCTGGATACAGCCATATACCTCGGATTTGTTGCACGACCTTGCCGCGAAAGGTTATAAGAAGTTATTAATTTTCAGTCCTGCTTTTGTGGCGGATTGTATCGAGACCATTGATGAAATTGGCGTGGAATATGCTAATGAATTTAAGCAGTTGGGTGGAGAAGAGGTTTGTTTGGTAGAAAGTCTTAATGATGATCCCAAATGGATCGAGTCTTTAAAACAATTGGCACTCAATGCCAAAAATTAAAATAGGTAAAAGATGTTGTTGATAAACGCGTGTGTATTACTCATATTGGATTTTTATATTTTCTTTGCGCTCCGCGCAACGAAAATTAAATTTCCCAAAACAAAAGTATTTTCCATCCTCTGGTGGTCTTATTCTGTTTTACTGCTATTGGGAGTTTTTATTTCAGCACAATATAGCATTCCCTTAATCGTACGGTCGGTTATTTTAGTTGCCTTTTTTCTGACTGCCGCATCAAAGATATTTTTCTTTTTGATTTTGTTGATTGATGATATCAGACGCGGTGGTGTGTGGTTAAAACGGCTATTCACAAAAAAGAGATCTATTGAGGACTTAGTTGAAGATGCCGGAGACCCTTTACCGGAAAATCCGGTTAAAGGAATTAGCCGATCCGAGTTTTTGACCAAAGCTGGTATTCTAGTTGGTGCCTCACCCTTGATACCATTGAGCTGGGGTATTATTTCAGGAGCCTATGACTATCGTGTAAGGAGAGTGCCGTTGTATTTGCCAAATTTGCCCAAAGCATTCCATGGAATGACCATCGCGCAGATTTCAGATGTGCACTCGGGATCTTTCTACAATAAAAAAGCTGTCAACGGCGGTATTGATATGCTTTTAAAGGAAAAAGCTGATGTGACATTTTTTACCGGTGATATTGTGAACGCCCAAGCTTCTGAAATGCGGGGCTATCAAGATATTTTTGCTCGTGTGAAATCTGATTTAGGCGTGTTTTCTACATTAGGTAACCACGACTATGGTGACTACTATTATGGTAAAGAAGATTCTCCTGCAAAACGCAAGAACCTCAAGGATGTAATCGATGTTCATAAAATTATGGGCTGGGATCTTTTAATGGATGAAAATCGCAAGATTAAGGTCGACGGCGAAGAGCTTTGTATTGTTGGGGTGCAGAATTGGGGGACAGGTCGTTTTCCGAAACATGGTGATATCAAGAAAGCGTTAATGGGTACCGAAGAGCAGCCTGTCAAGTTGCTGTTGTCTCACGATCCTTCGCATTGGCGGGCACAGGTATTGGATACCGATGTGGATGTGATGTTTGCCGGACATACACATGGTATGCAATTTGGTGTACGATCCGAGATGTTGCAATGGAGTCCGGTACAATATATTTATAAAGAATGGGCAGGGCTTTATCGTGCACAACAGAACAAACGATTATACGTGAATGTAGGCTATGGCTTTTTGGGTTATCCAGGACGCGTTGGAATTCTACCTGAAATTACCATATTCGAATTGTTAAAAGCGCAAGACCCAAAGTTTAAAGCCTAAAAAATCTGCTTTGACTTTTGAGTTAATATAGCTATAATTGTGTATTCTGTACACCAGTTATACATAACATGCAATCAACTTTAAACTTTGGGGACTCTCCCCACACACGTGTTAATATTCTTACCGGGGAAAAAGTACTTGTCTCTCCGCATCGTAGTAAAAGACCATGGCAAGGACAGGTAGAGGATCTTCCGGGAGATAATAGACCGGAATATGATCCGCAATGCTATTTGTGTCCAACCAATAAACGGGCAGATGGTGATGTCAATCCAGATTATAAAGAAAGTTTTGTCTTCGTGAACGATTTCTCGGCTTTATTAAAAGATACAAGCCAACAGGAATTTAATGAGGATGAATTATTTGTCGCAGAGACCGAAAGAGGGATCTGTAAGGTAATTGCGTTCACGCCACGCCACGATCTTACACTACCTGAAATGGATCAGGCCGCAATCAAATCGGTGGTTGATCTTTGGCAAAAGGAATTTGTCGAACTCTCCAAGGTTGACTGGATCAAATACATTCAAATTTTCGAAAATAAAGGTGCG
Proteins encoded in this window:
- the ruvX gene encoding Holliday junction resolvase RuvX; its protein translation is MRLMAFDYGTKRIGVAVTDPMQIIATALTTVHPQDIWTYLADYLQTEQVETFVVGKPRQLDGTDSESAQHVVGFIRKLKKTYPTIAVAEIDERFTSKMASAAIAQSGKKKKDRQQKGLIDTVSATIILQSYMDSRNF
- the ybeY gene encoding rRNA maturation RNase YbeY, which encodes MKSILFFTEDTDFKLKEKGKIRQWIADAIKSEGFKRVGELSFILCSDAYLLEINKQYLNHDTYTDIVTFDSSEDDDTIAGDIFISVERIQENAAKFKVDVRDELHRVIIHGVMHLCGYPDKKPADKAKMTAKEDEYLGKRNF
- a CDS encoding nucleoside-diphosphate kinase, giving the protein MATNRTFTMIKPDAVANGHIGAILNDIIAGGFKIIAMKYIQLSQETAGAFYAVHKERPFYGELVKFMTSGPIVAAILEKDNAVEDFRTLIGATNPADAAEGTIRNKYAKSIDANAIHGSDSDENAAIEGNFFFSQFERF
- a CDS encoding 4-hydroxy-3-methylbut-2-enyl diphosphate reductase → MALNLTVDIDKDSGFCFGVVYAIDMAEEILEEDGYLYCLGDIVHNDEEVARLKAKGLRIIDHAALPTLRNEKVLIRAHGEAPETYRVALENNITLIDASCPVVLKLQNRIKTSFDQEEKILIFGKHGHAEVIGLQGQTNNEALVFQDIAELDQVELPASFTLYSQTTKSVDKFYAIKDELIKRGYEVKANDTICRQVSNRYEDLGAFARQYDKIVFVSGKKSSNGKVLFEVCQNANPASYFISDPAELDASVFAENDRIGICGATSTPMWLMKDVKASLEAL
- the hemH gene encoding ferrochelatase, which produces MSNKGKKGILLVQLGTPDSPTTPDVKKYLTEFLMDPRVIDIPYFQRTLLVKGIIARTRAPKSAKVYATIWDKETGSPLMHYSILQRDLLQEALGEEYHVELAMRYQNPSIEAALKNMEGLFLESIRVIPLFPQYASATSGSVIDRVMELIRKWNYLPEISFVSNFCTDDLMAETYADHARRHDLESFDHFVFSYHGLPVRQLGKVDPTGQLKCPESGCDSCKTTANSYCYLSQCYATTRAIAAKLGLKKEQYSLCFQSRLGKEPWIQPYTSDLLHDLAAKGYKKLLIFSPAFVADCIETIDEIGVEYANEFKQLGGEEVCLVESLNDDPKWIESLKQLALNAKN
- a CDS encoding metallophosphoesterase, with the protein product MLLINACVLLILDFYIFFALRATKIKFPKTKVFSILWWSYSVLLLLGVFISAQYSIPLIVRSVILVAFFLTAASKIFFFLILLIDDIRRGGVWLKRLFTKKRSIEDLVEDAGDPLPENPVKGISRSEFLTKAGILVGASPLIPLSWGIISGAYDYRVRRVPLYLPNLPKAFHGMTIAQISDVHSGSFYNKKAVNGGIDMLLKEKADVTFFTGDIVNAQASEMRGYQDIFARVKSDLGVFSTLGNHDYGDYYYGKEDSPAKRKNLKDVIDVHKIMGWDLLMDENRKIKVDGEELCIVGVQNWGTGRFPKHGDIKKALMGTEEQPVKLLLSHDPSHWRAQVLDTDVDVMFAGHTHGMQFGVRSEMLQWSPVQYIYKEWAGLYRAQQNKRLYVNVGYGFLGYPGRVGILPEITIFELLKAQDPKFKA